Proteins from a single region of Nerophis lumbriciformis linkage group LG36, RoL_Nlum_v2.1, whole genome shotgun sequence:
- the LOC133576982 gene encoding protocadherin beta-7, with protein MDRRMNFNYWMQAVFFCLFFTASSGKVRYVLPEEMQTGSIVGNVARDLRLEVRELRARRARVVADGISQLCELDLASGNLLISQRIDREELCAQDSGCTIQHQILLEDPLQAYGLLLDITDINDNTPVFAAGEINLDLVESTVLGRRFPLESAHDPDLGTNSVNQYKLSQNDHFGLEIDTQINGNAYPELVLKKALDRETQAEHVLKINGIDGGNPARTGTASIRIRVLDTNDNVPVFSQRVYRASVPENSVTGTIIAQLNATDLDEGLYGEITYSFSHLSDKTRGVVHIDPLSGEVRVAGVFDYEEASTHELDVQAKDGGGQASHCKLVIDVTDINDNKPVIEIKSASANVAEDSKPGTMVALINIYDLDTGNSGDVTCSIPDNVPFQIVSEVKNYYMLLTYGTLDRELQSEYNITVTATDSGSPSLQGVKVLTIVVNDVNDNPPNFTQSEYTANLFENQPVGAFVMKVTAQDRDDASNAKLLYQILKDTNSDVSSFLTINIETGELFTSRLFDYEQSAYFQIKVEVRDGGDPQLTATCIVNVFIKDQNDNAPVVLYPVQAFIVEDMVPLEAPRGYLVTKVVAVDADSGHNAWLSYRIIKETQPNLFMVGLHTGEIRTARSFLENDEPKQTIVIVVTDNGHDPLSATATVSIAIGEGLPVVQELFELVDESQGSYSLRLYLVIALLTVSSLLIFLIIAVCYFKLCRRGYVYRSTTTNLPVFPTTYYPPSFTDFSHCGTLLKDDRYDPFLTTGSWRGDFRFGSNTDTDTLKKRSAAYQKNTLRRTSADRSTLKIRAGPPPPCYVIT; from the coding sequence ATGGACCGGCGAATGAACTTCAATTATTGGATGcaagcagtctttttttgcctGTTTTTTACTGCGTCGTCTGGAAAGGTCCGCTACGTCCTTCCAGAAGAGATGCAGACAGGTTCTATAGTTGGAAACGTTGCACGGGATCTGCGTCTGGAAGTGAGGGAGCTCCGTGCTCGTCGCGCCCGCGTTGTCGCAGACGGGATCAGTCAGCTTTGTGAACTGGACCTGGCATCGGGCAATCTTTTGATCAGCCAACGGATTGACAGAGAGGAGCTCTGCGCACAAGACAGTGGGTGCACCATACAGCATCAGATTTTACTGGAGGACCCCCTGCAAGCATATGGTCTGCTTTTAGACATCACGGACATTAATGACAACACTCCAGTATTTGCTGCAGGGGAGATAAACCTTGATTTAGTCGAGTCTACAGTCCTGGGGAGACGTTTTCCACTGGAGAGCGCACATGACCCTGATCTGGGGACAAACTCTGTCAATCAATACAAACTGAGCCAAAATGATCATTTTGGTCTGGAAATAGACACCCAAATAAATGGCAATGCATACCCGGAACTTGTTCTTAAAAAGGCATTGGATCGAGAGACACAAGCAGAACATGTACTGAAAATCAATGGCATTGACGGAGGGAATCCAGCCAGAACTGGGACTGCTTCTATCCGCATCCGTGTTCTGGACACCAATGACAATGTCCCAGTTTTTAGCCAGCGGGTTTACAGAGCATCAGTACCAGAAAACTCTGTCACAGGGACTATAATAGCACAACTAAATGCCACAGACTTGGACGAAGGTCTGTATGGAGAGATAACATACTCTTTCAGTCACCTGTCGGACAAGACCAGAGGAGTTGTTCACATTGACCCTCTGAGTGGTGAAGTCCGCGTAGCAGGTGTCTTTGACTATGAGGAGGCGAGTACGCACGAGTTGGATGTCCAAGCCAAAGATGGGGGTGGCCAGGCCTCCCATTGTAAACTTGTAATCGATGTCACTGATATCAACGACAACAAACCTGTGATTGAAATAAAGTCGGCATCTGCTAATGTGGCCGAAGACTCGAAACCTGGAACAATGGTGGCCCTGATCAACATTTATGACTTGGACACAGGGAACAGTGGAGACGTCACATGTTCCATTCCTGACAATGTCCCATTTCAAAtagtatcagaagtgaaaaactACTACATGTTATTGACATATGGAACACTAGACCGAGAGCTTCAGTCAGAGTATAACATCACTGTTACAGCCACTGATTCGGGTTCTCCCTCTCTACAGGGTGTTAAAGTTTTAACTATCGTAGTTAATGACGTAAATGACAACCCCCCAAATTTTACACAGAGCGAGTACACCGCCAATCTCTTTGAAAACCAACCTGTAGGTGCGTTTGTTATGAAAGTTACAGCACAGGACAGGGATGACGCATCTAATGCCAAATTACTCTACCAAATTTTGAAAGATACGAATTCAGACGTTTCCTCCTTCCTTACCATTAACATAGAAACGGGGGAGCTTTTTACGTCGCGGCTCTTCGATTACGAGCAGTCTGCTTACTTCCAAATCAAGGTAGAGGTGCGGGATGGGGGCGACCCCCAACTCACTGCCACCTGCATTGTCAATGTTTTTATCAAGGACCAGAATGATAACGCGCCAGTTGTTCTATATCCTGTGCAAGCCTTCATTGTTGAAGACATGGTGCCCCTTGAAGCACCAAGAGGTTATTTGGTGACCAAGGTGGTGGCTGTGGATGCTGACTCCGGCCATAATGCATGGCTGTCCTACAGAATAATCAAAGAAACTCAACCGAATCTCTTTATGGTGGGTTTACACACAGGCGAAATCAGAACTGCGCGAtcctttttggaaaatgatgaacCGAAGCAAACAATTGTTATTGTGGTGACAGATAACGGACATGATCCCCTTTCAGCCACGGCTACAGTTAGCATTGCCATTGGTGAGGGGTTGCCGGTTGTCCAAGAACTATTTGAGCTTGTAGACGAATCTCAGGGCAGTTATAGTTTGAGGCTGTATTTGGTCATCGCCCTGTTAACCGTTTCCTCTCTGTTAATCTTTTTAATCATCGCCGTGTGTTATTTCAAGCTTTGTCGACGGGGTTATGTATATCGTTCCACCACCACCAACCTCCCCGTTTTCCCCACGACTTACTACCCACCTAGTTTTACAGATTTTAGCCACTGTGGGACACTGCTGAAAGATGACAGGTACGATCCCTTTCTGACCACCGGCTCATGGAGAGGTGACTTTCGCTTTGGTTCTAACACGGACACTGACACGCTGAAGAAAAGGAGCGCGGCTTATCAAAAGAACACCCTTCGGCGCACCAGTGCAGATAGATCTACCTTAAAGATTCGGGCAGGTCCCCCACCTCCTTGTTACGTAATCACTTGA